The Cutaneotrichosporon cavernicola HIS019 DNA, chromosome: 3 region TATGGTCGTTAAAGCGCGTCGGGTTTGATTGGATGAAGCGACAGGGACGAGAAGCATGTACATGAGATCACGACCGGGCTTTGGGTTCTTGTCATTATAGAGCAGAGTAGAGTAAAGGAATGGATACACGATGAGGGCAAGGAACTCGATGTAGTGCGATGTAGTGTTGGTCGTGGTGCCAAGCGTCCTACTGCCAAGTGGGTAGGTAGGAGGTGGACAGAGATGACGCGCGTCCTAGGAACAGGTGGGGTGGGATACGTCATAGACCCTGCCGAGGTTGGGCTTTGTTCGCCATCACACGGTCTTTCGGTGTCGAGGACTGCGGATAACCGATCAAGGAAAGGGGTTGCACAGCCTCACTCAGATCTCCCAACTGCcacgcgagctcgagacgAGATCTGCATTCTCACTGCACCCACCGCGTCACCCCACTTCTatctcaccttccttccatCCCTCCTTCAACCACTCCTTCACTCCAAACCATCACAATGTCGTTCAACCAGGGCGGTAACTACGGCTCGGGATACACTCCCCCCGGCGCGCCTGGCTCGTACCAGCACCCCGGCTTCGGTAACCACCCCGCTCCTCAGGGTGGgcagccacagccacaaGGCGAGGCTGCAAGCTATTACAGCcaggcgccgcagccgcagcagcatGGCGGCGAGCAGTACGGCGgtcagcagcagcagcaccagcagcagaACTACcagcagcaccagcagcagcagaacTACcagcagcaccagcagcgTGAGTTCGAGGAAGGCGACCTCCACTCGACTTGCACGCCCCGCTGCAACCTCGACCCAGCTCCGGGATATGGGCTgtagctgacggcagcgtACAACCCTCCTGCGCAGCACGCGCCCCCTCCCCAGCAGTCCAATTCGTACGGCTCGGGCGTGGCCGGGATGGGCCTCGCGGGTATCGCTGGCGCCGCGGTCGGCGCCATTGGCGGATACGCCTCCGGCCACTCGAGCGGTGGCCATTCGAGCGGTGGCCTCGGCAGTCTCGCTAGTTCGGTGATGGGCGGCGGTAGCCACTCCCCCGGCAAGGACcacaaggacaaggacaagaaggacaaggacaagaaggacaaggacaaggacaaggacaaggacaagaaggacaaggacaaggacaagaaggacaaggacaaggacaagaaggacaaggacaaggacaaggaccacaaggacaaggacaagaaggacaaggacaagaaggacaagaaggacaagaagaagtATGGGTCGCACGGGTCGGGGTCGGGCTCGGACTCTGagggcagcggcggcaagAAAAAGTACAagcagaagaagcgcagtggctctggctcggactcggactaGACACCACTCGGGAGCTGCTGGGAAGGGAATGAGGTGTGTAGATAGAGAGGCATTGTAGATATTAGAGGTCGTAGCATCGTCGTGACCATGCACGTTCGTCACCATGTGCTACCTTGGGCTAGATGTGAACTGGCAAGCTCGGAGGTATGATCTAGCTCTCGTGCTTTCATGACCGGCTTCACTACTGGCGGCACGGCAACGGCCATACCCGGCGACCAAGACCGACACTGCTCACCACATAACCCCAACCATTCCTCATCTCCTCAACTCCCacttcctccctccctccatAGCATTCTCTCCCGTTCAACGCCGCCATGTCATTCTACACCCTCCCGCACGCGCCCACGATCCCCGTGATCGAGTTCCACCCACACGTCCCCGACGCAgccatcgccgacctccGCCATCGCCTGGCTTACACAGCACCCCGTGCGAGGACATGGGATAACACCAACGGCCCGGGACACCTAGGCACGAGCCACGACTGGGTCTCGGACATGATTGAGAAATGGCGCGCCTTCGACTGGTGAGTTGCTTCCTTCCATCGTCCTCAAGCTAACTCAggcgcgcggtcgaggccgagatcgcCTCGTTCCCCTCCTACCACGCGACGGTAGAATACAAGGGCTACAAGTACAAGATCCACTTCCTGGCTCTCTTCAGCGCTaagcgcgacgcgacgccgaTTGTATTCTCGCACGGATGGCCCGGTTCCGTCCTCGAGTTCGTGCCCATGCTCAACCACATCAAGTCCAAGTACAGCCCGGCGACGCTTCCAAACCACATCATCGTCCCGGCACTGGTCGGGTACGGattctcctcgccgccgccgaccgaCCTCGCCTTTGGGAGTTACGATAATGCTGCTATCCTGGACAAGATGATGGCGGGTCTTGGGTTTGGGCGtgagggtgggaggggcggATACTATGCCCAAGGCGGGGATATTGGGAGCTTTGTGACTCGTCAGCTCACCAAGTTTGACAGTTGCATTGGTGAGTACCGCTTTGGGTTGGTTCAGGCTATTCATCTCCAGCCATTGGGCTGGACGGGTACCACAGCGGTTCACCCGCCTTCATCTCCTTTTACTCCCCTCaatgccctcctcgtcctcgcctcTGTCCTCTCCcgcgctaaccccaggcaTCCACCTCAACTTCTTCCCGATGGGCGTGCCGAACGGTGCGTCGGTTGACGACCTGGACGAGaccgacgccaaggccatGGCGCGGGGCATGACGTGGCGCCAGTGGGGCGAGGGCTACCGCGTCGAGCACTCGACCAAGCCGGCAACAATCGGCGCAGTCCTCGACTCGTCGCCTGTCGCCGTGCTCTGCTGGATCGGCGAGAAACTCGAGGGCATTAACATCAAGGACCGCGCCAAGAAACTCCACTTCATCCTGGCCGACCTCAGCCTGTACTGGTACACCAACACGGCCGCCACGTGTATTTGGGAATACCGCTCTGTGAGTACTGAGGTGTGGCTGGGGCCTGCTGACTCCAGGCTTGGGGCAAGGACGGACATATGAACGAAGACTACCCCGCTCATATTGACAAGCCGGTCGGATACTCGCAGTTCATGCTCGAGATCATGCCTACGCCTATCCCGTTCATGAAGCGCGTCGCGAATATTGTGCACGCCAAGCGTCACCTCGAGGGAGGGCACTTTGCTGCCCTCGATGAGCCTGTTGCGCTGTGGGAGGACGTACAGGATTACGTCAAGGTTGCGAGCACGGCGGGCGCCAAGCTCTGAACGGGGCTCACGGGAGCCACGGTGCGGCTTTGAAGAGCAAGGAGTGACTGCTAGCAGGTTTGAGAGGATGGTAACGTGGTCAGAAGTCTAGACAGAGGATGCAAGATGTTGCGGCGTTGAGGAACAAGGGAGGATTCTTGACCTTGAACGCGCCTGTGTGAGTGCACGTGAGAATGTGATAGCCCCAACCCTTTCGATCAGCACGACAGGGCGCTCACAGTCACTGACCATCAGAACAAAAACGCGAGCTCGAACTTCTCCTCCCCGACACGCGCCTTGAAGTCATCAAGCGTCTCGAACTTGATGTAATCTAGCCTCTCGTCCGCGGTATCGTTCCCCACCCAATCATTTTCCGGAACGCTCTCCATGCCGATGCGCATCGACCTGCGGAGGTATTGGAGCCACACAGTGCGCTCCCTCTCGTCCCTGGGGAGATGCCTGGCCACCGAAAGACCGACCTCTAGGTGTTTCATCCACGTGCCGCTGCCCGCGCCAGGTAGTCGCCAAGAGAACGAGTTGACGAGAGTTATCCGCCTTGGGCTACACATGACGGGAAGTGCTTTTCCGATCGCGGTTACGACGAGCGACGCCTGTTCGTACGGGACTGGTGAGGGGGGGCCAAGTGAGCGAATTCGCCATCCAGAAGGTGGCCCCGTACTACGGACACCCCTATACGGAGGTTGAAAGAGTATGACGAGTTCAATGTCGTCCCGCCAGGAGCTCTGACTGGCGACGGGGAATTGAAGGGCGCTGGGTGGTGCCAGGCGGAGCGACACCAAGACCATTCCGTTCTTGTGGATCTGCGGATTTTGCAGCTGCAGACCCAAGTAGGGTGAAGGAGGGGCGTGGGCGCAGTACATTTCGCAAAGGGGAAGTAAGTCGAGCTTGAAGCTACTTTGATAGTCGCGTACCACACG contains the following coding sequences:
- a CDS encoding uncharacterized protein (epoxide hydrolase); protein product: MSFYTLPHAPTIPVIEFHPHVPDAAIADLRHRLAYTAPRARTWDNTNGPGHLGTSHDWVSDMIEKWRAFDWRAVEAEIASFPSYHATVEYKGYKYKIHFLALFSAKRDATPIVFSHGWPGSVLEFVPMLNHIKSKYSPATLPNHIIVPALVGYGFSSPPPTDLAFGSYDNAAILDKMMAGLGFGREGGRGGYYAQGGDIGSFVTRQLTKFDSCIGIHLNFFPMGVPNGASVDDLDETDAKAMARGMTWRQWGEGYRVEHSTKPATIGAVLDSSPVAVLCWIGEKLEGINIKDRAKKLHFILADLSLYWYTNTAATCIWEYRSAWGKDGHMNEDYPAHIDKPVGYSQFMLEIMPTPIPFMKRVANIVHAKRHLEGGHFAALDEPVALWEDVQDYVKVASTAGAKL